A window of Pusillimonas sp. DMV24BSW_D genomic DNA:
TCCGTGCCTTGGGTGGGACGCTTTCAACCGTTAACGGCTGCATTTGAACCGGCTTGTAATCCAGCTTACCGCCGTTGGAATACCACATGGTGTGACGCAACCAGTTCTCATCGTCACGATCCGGATGATCGCTCAAGGCGTGGGCACCGCGACTTTCCGTGCGATTTGCCGCAGACTTAATCGTGGCCCGGGCCACTTCAATCATGTTGGTCACTTCCAGGGCTTCGATACGCGCCGTATTGAACACTTTGGACTTGTCTGAAAAATACAGGTTGTCAACACGTGGCACCAGCGCCTCAATTGCATCAACACCCTTGTTCAGCAGCTCCAGCGTACGGAATACACCACAATGGAACTGCATCGCATTGCGCATATCGTTACCGACGTCCTGCGATTTCTCGCCGGAGGTGCGGCTTTCCAGCTTGTTCACGCGGTCAAGGGAGTAATCGATACTGGACTCTGGAATGGTCTCGTGTGCATGTTGGCGTTCAGGGTGAGCATCCACAATATGATTGCCCGCTGCACGGCCAAAGACAATAAGATCCAGCAAGGAGTTCGTACCCAGACGATTGGCGCCGTGAACCGAAACAGCCGCGCACTCACCAATGGCATACAAGCCATTAACCACCTTCGACTCGCCATTGTGCGTTTCAAGCACCTGGCCATGGTAATTCGCTGGAATACCACCCATTTGATAGTGAATGGTAGGCACGACAGGGATAGGCTCTTTAATGGGGTCGACGTTGCCGAACTTAATGGCAATTTCACGAATGGAAGGCAAACGCTTGTTGATCACATCGGCCCCCAGATGGTCGAGCTTCAGCAATACGTGATCGCCATTGGGGCCACAACCACGACCTTCCTTGATTTCCTGGTCCATGGAGCGGGACACGAAATCCCGTGGCGCCAAATCTTTCAGTGTGGGCGCGTAGCGTTCCATAAAACGCTCGCCGTCTTTGTTCAGCAGAATACCGCCCTCACCACGCACCCCTTCTGTAATAAGCACGCCGGCACCGGCCACACCCGTTGGGTGGAACTGCCAGAACTCCATATCTTGCAACGGAATACCCGCGCGTGCGGCCATACCCAAGCCGTCACCCGTGTTGATGAACGCATTGGTGGAAGCCGCCCAGATACGACCCGCGCCGCCGGTTGCCAGCACCGTTGTTTTGGCCTCCAGAACGTAGATATCACCGGTTTCCATCTCCAGAGCGGTAACGCCCAGCACATCGCCTGCATCGTTACGCAACAAGTCGAGGGCCATCCACTCTACAAAAAACTGGGTACGTGCAGCCACGTTGCGCTGATAAAGCGTATGCAACATGGCATGACCGGTGCGGTCGGCCGCTGCACAGGCACGCTGCACAGGCTTTTCACCGAAATTAGCCGTGTGGCCACCGA
This region includes:
- the sdhA gene encoding succinate dehydrogenase flavoprotein subunit, which codes for MTAVKKSLPRRQFDVVVVGAGGSGMRCSLQLAQAGLSVAVLSKVFPTRSHTVAAQGGVSASLGNMSEDHWYWHMYDTVKGSDWLGDQDAIEFMCREAPNAVYELEHFGMPFDRNADGTIYQRPFGGHTANFGEKPVQRACAAADRTGHAMLHTLYQRNVAARTQFFVEWMALDLLRNDAGDVLGVTALEMETGDIYVLEAKTTVLATGGAGRIWAASTNAFINTGDGLGMAARAGIPLQDMEFWQFHPTGVAGAGVLITEGVRGEGGILLNKDGERFMERYAPTLKDLAPRDFVSRSMDQEIKEGRGCGPNGDHVLLKLDHLGADVINKRLPSIREIAIKFGNVDPIKEPIPVVPTIHYQMGGIPANYHGQVLETHNGESKVVNGLYAIGECAAVSVHGANRLGTNSLLDLIVFGRAAGNHIVDAHPERQHAHETIPESSIDYSLDRVNKLESRTSGEKSQDVGNDMRNAMQFHCGVFRTLELLNKGVDAIEALVPRVDNLYFSDKSKVFNTARIEALEVTNMIEVARATIKSAANRTESRGAHALSDHPDRDDENWLRHTMWYSNGGKLDYKPVQMQPLTVESVPPKARTF